Proteins from a genomic interval of Quercus lobata isolate SW786 chromosome 11, ValleyOak3.0 Primary Assembly, whole genome shotgun sequence:
- the LOC115966432 gene encoding protein MAIN-LIKE 1-like, with protein sequence MAAENAGWSNYAEPGPIDDTVLTQQAKHRSEAIWNGQDLGILTCRSRSSEFSNQEPMVDDRVVNLIKALGLEGLLWVPGREIHHGLITALVERWQPETHTFHMPHGEVSIILQDVELLLGLPVDGDAITGSTQKTWTEVCRDFLGFQPINQDAHKQLTGQRILISRLLEQVAGPLQPNAEEAKLHKYARCYVLALLGDTIFGDKSGDRVHLMWRFEVVLGDTPPQHEYFDWFNRVTRRFIDRSGAKLTMMVSLVNCLLRHHPVGTEDHKDIIDVLTAVHEIDRVQPPIPEAPNEEQKPPSHNTFTDLYSSIDPPHVQAKQVVGLPAVAEGRLKRISKAPPCGTGGHKHGHKVGPEASDEGHARPPPHYTRRRKVQKRWMNGGLGFHAL encoded by the exons ATGGCTGCTGAAAATGCTGGATGGAGTAACTATGCAGAGCCTGGACCCATTGATGACACGGTGTTGACACAGCAGGCCAAGCATCGGTCCGAAGCTATTTGGAATGGGCAG GATCTAGGGATCCTTACCTGCCGCAGTCGTAGTTCAGAGTTCTCCAATCAAGAGCCAATGGTGGACGACAGAGTTGTTAACCTCATTAAGGCACTTGGTTTGGAGGGACTCCTCTGGGTCCCGGGTAGAGAGATTCATCATGGCCTAATAACGGCCTTAGTGGAACGATGGCAGCCCGAGACTCACACCTTCCACATGCCACATGGTGAGGTCAGCATCATATTGCAAGATGTGGAGCTTCTTCTCGGGCTTCCTGTTGATGGTGATGCTATAACTGGGAGCACGCAGAAAACCTGGACAGAGGTGTGTCGGGACTTCCTTGGGTTTCAACCTATAAATCAAGATGCGCATAAGCAACTCACTGGCCAGAGGATTCTCATCAGCCGACTTTTGGAGCAAGTTGCTGGTCCATTGCAGCCTAATGCTGAAGAGGCTAAGCTGCATAAGTATGCACGATGCTACGTCCTAGCGCTACTAGGGGACACAATATTCGGGGACAAATCCGGTGATAGGGTGCATCTAATGTGG CGTTTTGAAGTAGTGCTTGGTGATACGCCCCCACAGCACGAGTACTTCGACTGGTTCAACAGGGTAACTCGGAGGTTCATCGATAGGTCCGGTGCTAAATTGACTATGATG GTTTCACTTGTCAACTGTTTGTTGAGGCATCACCCAGTGGGCACGGAGGACCACAAGGACATTATTGATGTGCTGACGGCAGTACATGAGATTGACCGTGTACAACCTCCCATCCCTGAGGCCCCGAATGAGGAG CAGAAGCCACCCTCCCACAATACGTTTACTGACCTTTATTCGAGCATCGACCCACCCCATGTTCAGGCTAAACAAGTTGTTGGGTTACCTGCTGTGGCAGAAGGTCGGCTGAAACGTATATCAAAGGCACCTCCTTGTGGGACAGGAGGGCATAAACATGGACACAAAGTTGGACCCGAGGCATCTGACGAAGGACATGCAAGACCTCCTCCTCATTATACGAGACGGCGTAAGGTTCAAAAGAG gtggATGAATGGAGGGTTAGGGTTTCATGCTTTATAA
- the LOC115969483 gene encoding nuclear pore complex protein NUP107-like — MFCLPSGECMSPDATMCTTLMSALYSSVSEDVVLNRQLMVNVSVSARDNYCIEVVLHCLAVTGDGIGPHELNDGGLLGTIMAAGFKGELLRFQAGVTMEISRLDAWYSRKDGSIEGPATYIVRCLCRRCCLPEVILRCMQVSVSLMESSNPPESHDEFGRIMHRKLLSSLHPIHE, encoded by the exons ATGTTCTGCCTACCTTCTGGTGAATGTATGTCTCCAGATGCTACAATGTGCACTACTTTAATGAGTGCCCTTTACTCTTCAGTGAGTGAGGATGTTGTGTTAAATCGGCAGCTAATG GTGAATGTGTCTGTATCAGCAAGGGACAATTACTGCATCGAGGTTGTACTTCACTGCTTGGCGGTTACAGGTGATGGAATTGGGCCGCATGAGCTAAATGATGGTGGTCTACTTGGTACTATTATGGCTGCTGGCTTCAAAG GTGAGCTTCTTCGATTTCAAGCAGGGGTTACAATGGAGATCTCTCGATTAGATGCTTGGTATTCAAGAAAAGATGGTTCTATAGAAGGCCCTGCTACGTACATTGTGCGTTGTCTTTGTCGTAGGTGCTGTCTTCCTGAAGTCATTCTTCGGTGCATGCAG GTCTCAGTTTCACTAATGGAGTCTAGCAATCCACCTGAAAGCCATGATGAGTTTGGCAGGATAATGCACAGAAAATTGCTGAGTTCCTTGCATCCCATCCACGAGTGA
- the LOC115966431 gene encoding uncharacterized protein LOC115966431: MEYHDEGDADDDIGIQRDTNTTTGYRPPAESFYANIWENMVDPSPLLVPFVCTWQNGMHFSKGLTFANKSTVKRALIIYAANDNRNFTIRRSTKTKLCTACIDDNHKWYVGAFMKAKLNGLWVVTSYVDPHTCIPFGLQRDVWDAKQKVIAKIFGDWEESYQRLRKLLLAYLDQDSGTRYNYHTIPRPNEGVLMIAMATDANQKVLPLAFTVVDKESGPSWGWFLECLRTSIKHVIPNDDICIISDQHKGIKCAIREWPRGEDGREQVYHRYCLRHVASNFNTKFEDPTLKALALKAGYATHEAKFESIMQTIKEAKINLLRGVDPTNHHILRYMPYTYLMSKDVEKWTQSQDAGRRYGAMATNVSECFNGVLKGARGLPIAAMVEFTWSKLVAYFYDRHKKITSDLSQGKVWSDYVMEIYNKNEQKTAGHTLRNFNHKIGVYQVVTPYNDHRGGGGNHSHEVHVFEQTCGC, from the exons atggagtaCCATGACGAAGGTGATGCAGACGATGATATTGGCATCCAACGTGATACAAATACGACCACTGGCTACAGACCTCCTGCCGAATCATTCTACGCAAATATttgggaaaatatggttgatccttcacCTCTATTAGTACCATTTGTTTGTACTTGGCAAAATGGGATGCATTTTTCTAAAGGGTTAACTTTTGCAAATAAATCGACGGTGAAGCGTGCATTGATAATATACGCAGCAAatgataatagaaattttacaaTCCGAAGGTCGACCAAAACTAAATTGTGCACCGCATGCATTGATGACAACCACAAGTGGTACGTTGGGGCATTCATGAAGGCTAAACTTAATGGTCTATGGGTGGTCACGTCTTATGTGGATCCACACACTTGTATACCCTTTGGCCTGCAAAGAGACG TATGGGACGCAAAACAAAAGGTAATTGCTAAGATATTTGGAGATTGGGAggagtcttaccaaaggttgcGAAAGTTGTTGTTGGCATACTTGGATCAGGATTCGGGTACCCGGTACAACTATCACACCATACCTAGGCCAAATGAAG GGGTGTTGATGATTGCAATGGCAACTGATGCTAACCAAAAGGTTTTGCCTCTCGCCTTTACTGTTGTGGACAAGGAGTCAGGGCctagttgggggtggtttttaGAGTGTCTTAGAACTTCCATAAAGCATGTCATACCTAACGATGACATTTGCATTATTTCTGATCAACATAAAGGTATCAAATGCGCCATTCGAGAGTGGCCTAGAGGTGAGGACGGAAGAGAACAGGTATATCACcgatattgccttcgacatgttgctagcaacttcaacacaAAATTTGAGGACCCGACTCTAAAGGCATTGGCCTTGAAAGCTGGATATGCGACTCATGAAGCGAAATTTGAGTCCATAATGCAAACCATTAAGGAGGCCAAGATTAATTTACTGAGGGGTGTAGACCCTACTAATCATCACATCCTACGCTATATGCCATACACATATCTAATGAGTAAGGATGTTGAGAAATGGACCCAGTCACAGGATGCTGGAAGACGTTACGGGGCAATGGCAACCAATGTCTCTGAGTGTTTTAATGGGGTACTTAAAGGTGCCCGCGGTTTGCCCATTGCTGCAATGGTTGAGTTCACTTGGTCCaaacttgttgcatatttcTACGATcgacataaaaaaattacttctgATCTCTCTCAAGGTAAGGTGTGGAGTGATTATGTAATGGAgatctataacaaaaatgagCAAAAAACTGCAGGACACACTCTGAGGaattttaatcataaaattGGTGTATATCAAGTGGTTACCCCGTATAACGACCATAGAGGTGGAGGGGGAAACCACAGTCATGAAGTGCACGTATTTGAGCAAACATGTGGTTGCTGA